TTTACTTAATTAATTAACTACTATTATTTGAAATTGCATGTACAACGTTAACGTtaacagatttgttaaaggaaAGCATGAATGTGCGTCTGGGCTGCAGGTCCATTTGAATTGACGGTCGCATTAGGACATGCCTTGCAGGCCCGTTTTACTTGTAGTCTCCCATCCAGACTCTACAGGCCCATATGGACACTTGTAGTCTCCCATCCAGACTGCAGGCCTATATGGACATGCCTTTGTCGCATGATCGAACCAGCACCGTGCCGCCGCCAGCGGCCGGCCCCAgcaccgcgccgcgccgccgccggtgtCCGGCACCAGCGCCACGTCGCGCAGCTGCCGGCGCGTTCGGCCCCAGCACCTACTCACGCAGCCACCCAGCGTCGCGCCGCCGTCCAGCTGCTGAGCTGCATCACCAATCTTAGCAGCTTCGCCTCATATTCGGCttattcggcttattttttcagctgaaacagtatttttctctcacaacaattcatccAGAATagagtttcagccaagattcagaaaGCGAACGGGGCGCTATCTACATTCTCTCGACTGATCGCACGATTAATTTTACGGGGTCGAGTGTGGTGAACACAGGACGGACACGATCTCCTTTAGATTTCGCAGACGACACGGACTCCacatgagggggggggggggggggggggtggggtggGTTACACGATActcttaattattttttttattattaagcgtagagatagagaagagataCCATGACTAACCCATAAGGAATATTGATTTTGGAAGCTTCTTCTGTTTTCTATCTATGTATTACAAAATCAGAAATAAACGTTGTAAAGGATgcacttttttttttgaggaaaaggATGCACTTTGTTGAAACCTGTAAAATCAAGCCTTCTTGGAATGCCACACGGTGCCTAGGCCGGTGGGCCAAGGAGAGCCCATCATCTACTGCTGTGGCCCATATATCATTCAACGCAGCCTCCTAAGGAAGCTTCTAAGAAAAATTTCATTTCATCTCCCTCAACTGTTGCATAAGTTTGATTTTACCTCCCTTAATTAGAAAATCGGTTTTTTAGACTCCTACAACTATTTGAAAGCGTTAAATTTACCTATCTTAGCGGTTTTGAGAGTGATTTTGGCTGATGTAGCACCAAATCAACCACGAGAAAGGTAAATCTAACTTCTATGATAGTTCAGAGAGGTCAATTAAATTTTATAAACTAAAATAAATATGCTTTTAAAAAATACTACAAATCTGATTTATTATTAGAAAGTTCATAGAAATTTGTTTAAACTCAGAAATACGTAAAATCTTGCTCTACCTTTTTGTTTCTTACTTAGAATTATTTCAATTTTATATAGTCTTCTAAAATTATCCCTCCTCCAGGCTCTAGCTCCTTAAGGGTTGGAGGTAACACGATTTGCGCCGTCATTTGCGGAGTGTGTCTCTTGAGTAGGTATGAAACCCCTGTTTTCATAGCACATCTTGAGGAGCTCCATGAAATCCGATCCACAGATTTAGCCTTCAGATCCAAGTTTTTGGTGGTTCCAGATTTTATGAAGCTAGACCGTTTGGGTACAAATTTGTCGAATAGAGCTGTTTTTTACATATATATAATCTGACGCTATTGGAGCTCTCACAAACAAGCCTATAAATACAAATACTTTGGTAAATTACAACTTGGCCCAATTTCCTTGGGATCTCCTAATTTACCGTCCACACACACGTGTACGTACGTTCAAGAGTTGGAGTCGATTGGTGACGATAAATTGAAACCCCGGTGTCCGGTGAAACCCTTGCCGCATGCACTGATCGATAGATCCCATTGATCCATCGCGAGGCCAAAGCCAAACCTAGAGGGCCATGGCCTCTTTCTCGTCCTCCGGCACGGCAGCCGGCACCGGCAGCATGGCAGTGTTGTCCGAGGAGGGGGCGGCGGCAATGGCAGTGCATCGAGGTACCTTATAACTTATGCCAAAACTTAgaaacacaaaagttattaaggccccgttcgcgtgcccttaaacccggcttcatccacttcttttttcatccggaacagtgttttttcctCTCACAGAtttatccagattcctccaaaattcctccaagcgaacaggaTCTAAACACAAAGAACGAATTAACTTGTACCAAAACTTAGAAATAtaaaagttatgaaacacaacTTATATACAAAAAGTTGTCAAACACAAATTATATacataagttattctatacaaTCTGTACATTAGTTATTCTATACAACTTATGTACATAAGTTATTTTATACAATTTAGATATATAAATTAATATTATAACATACTAGCAGATATATTGGTAGCATACATAAAAGAAAAATCGATCGATtactataaaaagaaaaaaaaagaaaaagaaaaaaaatttaaaatagCAGTGTAGtacattattaattaattaattaattaatataaCAAACGTTCACGTATAATAGTGCTAGTGTTAGGACCCGTTTGGCTGGCTgcgggcggctccggctcctgcgcCGAAATCACTGTTCATCTATACGTATTTCACTGTTCATCAAAGctccttttctctctcctcccctccccacTCACAGACGCGGTCGCAGCAGCCGGAGCCAGAAATTCGAGCTCCGCTGGCTCCAGCTCCCGCAGCCTCCTGTCGGCCGCCCAGCGGCCGACACCCTGCTACAGTGTCGGAGCCGGAGCCGACAGGAGCCTGGCCAAACGGTTCCTTAGTCTACAGCAGCCACAACCAAAAAGTGCtagaaaataaaaggaaaagaagtCGTGGGAATAGGACTGGGCACGGACGCACTGTAAAAATAAAAAGGGAGTGAATTTAGATGCAACGCTTGttcagttggctggttcgtatcgttgctggttggtgaagaagtactgctggctgatttgtgtgagagaaaaatactattctgactgaaaatttacgatcgtttacaacacgccacagccaaacaaacaaGCTGGTGGCAGACTGGCAGACGTAGCAGCGGTTAGATCATTTGCCAGAATAAAAATGGATGAATGTCCGCTAAAATGGAATTAGGCTGTATGTATCATGATCACGGGTCGTCCTTCTCTCTGATCTGTCTCGacaaaaaagaatagaaaagattgCGTGCAATTTTCTCTTTGGATTTGAGCCCGTGTTTAGTTAGtgaaaagttgaaaatttggctaccgtagtaatttcgtttttatttggcaattaatatttaatcatggactaattaggctcaaaacgttcgtttcgtaatttccaaccaaactgtgcaattagtttttttttcgtctatatttattactccatacacgtatcgcaagattcgatgtgatggatactgtaatactttttgaaaaaacttttcgcgaactaagaGCTCAGTTATCTGTGATCTGATGATCCACACGCGCGCTAATAAAAACAAAATCTATATACGGAGGAAAGTAGAGTGCCTAACTACAGTTCTTTATTACTAGTTTACTAGCTAGTTTATGATTTGGTTTGGAGGGCGGGAACAGGCGTGCCTAGTTCATCATTAACGACAGAGTGGCAGAGATTGGTAGGATAGGGCTAGGAGGAGGGTGCAAAATAAAGGCGCGTGTGTGTGTGGCTGCTAGAGATATTTCTGCCACTTTCGCTATCGGTCCAGCTTATTAattatggtacaatattttttatCATAGTAAATCAACATCATCAGTCGATTTATCAGCCGTAGAAACTCTCGTATGCTACGCTGGTGCAACGAACTAACGTATCCTGCAACCTGAACCTGCACGCAATACAGGCCCGCTTGACGATCAATACAtacggcgtgttcgctggttggtgctggtgctggtttgggctggctggtgttggttttttgtgagagaaaaatactattggctgattgaataagcctggctgaaaccaacaaacgaacatgtGATATGGACAGGCAGGTAGACACACCACTAAACTAGTACTCCCTCAGCTCCGGCTTAAATACAAGATACCCTAGCAAGAGTTCTGTTAGTTTGGTgagactattttttttctttacgAATTAGGTAGTTTGGTTATCAACTTATTACTTAATTTTGTAGTGAAAAGATATGTATCAACCTTTGAGTATTCGGACTCTATGGAACAGTTCCGATGAACATCACTCACTTCAGTTATAGGATTCCAGAAGATGGTCTAGAATTGGGTCAATCACGTTTATTATTTTTGCAAGTTGACGATAGAGTGGGTGTACCAGCCAAAACTCATGTACGTATGATTGTactgttgatatatatatatatacacacacatcgtAGTTTGGTTGTACCTTCCTCATGTGTCAATTGTGATGCAGTACCTAGTTGTTCAAATCTATTTTTGCCGCCGCCCTGTTTCTTGTCGCTTTCTGCGGCGTCTCTGTACTACTGTAGTATACGTATACGTTTGGCGTGTACTAGGTAGGTACTGATCCGGGGCTGGGCTCGCCCACTTGCTTATTTATACGTACGGCCGACCCGGTGGCTCCTCCTCGCTCTCCTCAGACCACCTTATTTTTTTCAAGCTCGCTCGCTCAAAACAAACCACCAGCAGAGCAGACCAGCTACTACCTTAGgagatccatccatccatccatgagCAGCGTTTGAGCatttagcagcagcagcagctctagctagcctgcccgtcgtcgtcgtcgtcgtcctcgatcCCAGCACGACAGCCGACGATCATGGAAGCAGCCGACGATCAGCGGCCGCAGCCGCAGCTGGAGATGCCGCAGCACGACAAGGCGCCCAcattcgccgccgccgaggagacggcgaccaccaccaccaccaccaagacGAAGCAGCTCTCCGATGAATCCGACGCGGGCGAGCCAGAGGAGAACTACCGCGGATGGAAGTCCATGCCCTACGTCATAGGTGAGCTCACcactcctatatatatatacacacacacgtcCTCCGTCCTCACCACCATGTAGAAGCAGCCCTACGTCAAACAGGCTTTCCAAAACGCTAGCTGACGTGAAGCCTAAAACGATTAATTAAAAAAACTGAGAAGTCAGATAGTGCTACCTTTGTCAGAGAATTTTTTTGAGAAGCGTGCTAGTTTAGCTCTTGCTATCTCGCTAGCGCCGTGAATTTTTGGTTTCTCTTTCTTCGTGATTGGCCAGCTGCTCCTCCTAGCTAGCAGGCAGGACAACCGTGGGGACGCCCTTAGCATGCACATGCACAAGCACAACCACGCCATTTTCTTTCACTCACCACCATGTAGATCGAATTATAGATGTACCGCCCTATTCGTTTGGGTTtatttagcttataagccatgattGAAAGTACTATTAACtaatttggtgtgaaagaaaaatattattcattgatTAATAAACTATAATTTATAAACCAAATACGACGGAGCAAACAGGCCGGCAGCAGTCACGTACACCACCGAGACACcaaccagtgaaatgaaatgaaaaGCTAATAAAGCAGCTCCTGTGCACTGTTTCGACTTCGTCACTTGGgtcctgtttagttccacttcgttttgccaaatttttcaagattccccgtcacatcgaatctttggacgcatgcatgaagcattaaatataaataaaaaataaaactaattacacagcttagacgaaatccacgagacgaatcttttaagcctaattagactatgattggacactaattgccaaataacaatgaAAATGCTACGGtgttcattttgcaaaaaatttaGCATCTAAACTGGGCCTTTGGATCGATCTGTGTGTGGATGTGTGCACACAATAGAAAAGCCAATAACTGCGTGCCTACGTGGCAACCAGCAGGCTGCATACATGCATGAGCATCACTCGCTCCCTCTCGATCGagcaatcattcattcattcattttgATGAGCTAAAAGATCCATGAACGGAAAGAACTGCAAGCGCATGCAATGGCTAATCGTAACCGGTCATGATTCATGGGCATGCAGGGAACGAGACGTGCGAGAAGCTGGGCACCATCGGCACCACGGCCAACCTGCTGGTGTACCTCACCACCGTCTACGGCATGACGGGCGCCAGCGCCGCCACCTTGCTCAGCCTCTGGTCGGGCACCGTCAGCATGGCGCCGCTCCTGGGCGCCTTCCTCAGCGACAGCTACCTGGGCCGCTACACCACCATCGCGCTCGCCTCCATCGCCTCCTTCCTCGGCATGATCATCCTCACCCTCACCGCCGCCGTGCCGTCCCTCCACCCCGCGGCTCATCCCAAACCCACCACCAGGCCGTCGTCGCTCCAGATGGCCGTGCTCCTCGCCTCCTTCGCGCTGCTCGCCGTGGGCGCCGGCGGCATACGCCCCTGCAACCTGGCCTTCGGCGCAGACCAGTTCGACCCGCGCACCCCCGCGGGCCGCCGGGGCATCAACAGCTTCTTCAACTGGTACTACTTCACCTTCACCATCGCCATGATGATCTCCGCCACCGTCATCATCTACCTTCAGAGCAACGTCAACTGGGCGCTGGGGCTCGCCGTGCCGGCCACGCTCATGGGCCTCTCCTGCGCGCTCTTCTTCATGGGCACGCGACTCTACGTCCGCGTCCGGCCCGAAGGCAGCCCCTTCACCAGCTTCGCACAGGTCCTCGTCGCCGCCGTGCACAAGCGCCGTCTCCCCGCACCTTCGCCCGCCGACCTCTACGACCCGCCACACCGCAGCAGCCTCGTCTCCAAGATCGCGTACACCGACCAGTTCCTCTGCCTCGACAAGGCCGCCGTGCGCACCCCTGACGACGACGCCGACAACCCCATCAACCCGTGGCGCCTCTGCACGCTGCAGCAGGTGGAGGAGGTCAAGTGCCTGGCGCGCCTGTTCCCCGTCTGGTCCTCCGGCATCGTCTACTACATCGTGCTCACCAACCTCGGCAACTACAACGTGCTCCAGGCCATGCAGACCGACCGCCACGTCGGACGCGGCAGCTTCCAGATCCCCGCGGGCTCCTTCGTCGTCTTCAACATGCTGGCGCTCACCCTGTGGCTCCCCTTCTACGACGGCGTGCTCGTGCCAGCCATGCAGCGCCTCACCAAGCGCGAGGGCGGCATCACCCAGCTGCAGCGGATCGGCGTCGGGATCGTCCTCTCCATCGTCACCATGCTTGTCGCTGCCGCCGTCGAGAGACACCGCCGCAGGGTCGGCGACAGCACCTCCTGCTTCCTGCTCGTGCCACAGCAGATGCTGGCCGGCCTCTCCGAGGCGTTCGCCATCATCGGACAGATCGACTTCTACTACAAGCAGTTCCCGGAGAACATGCGCAGCGTCGCGGGGGCGCTGCTCTCCCTGGGCTTCGCCATAGCCAGCTACGCCAGCGGGCTCATGGTCAGCGTCGTGCACCGGACCACGGGCGGCCGCGACGGACGCCCCGACTGGCTGGCGCAGGACCTCAACCAGGGACGCGTCGACCTCTACTACCTGCTCATCGCCGCCATGGCGGCCGTCAACCTCGTCTACTACGTCGTCTGCGCGCGCTGGTACAGGTTCAAGAAGCCGGcagccgccgacgccgacgtggagctggagctggagggAAAGGCCGCAGCGCCTCCTGTCTGAACGCTGTGGACGAAGAgctattttcttttcctttttcctcaTCGACCAAAAGAAAAGGACGAACTTGCCGTGCAGTGCAGGGTATGAAGAAAAATAGAACTGTAGTAAAGAGTACTAGTATAGGTAGAAATAGATGTATTATTAAAGGCCACAAGTGAGGGAGAGGGCCGGGACAGTAATGTTATAGAAGATGTATTATTGGTTGATGACGTACTCCTCCATTCATGATATCAACATGACTGGCATCCATCTCAATTTTGGAGACTGACAGCAGTTAATTAATAAACACAAGGAGATAACAGAGCATGTTATAGCAGGTGCAGAGCAATCACCCATTCACAAGGCTCAGAACAGAACAGAGCTCCATTCACAGAAAACGCTGACAACTGTAGCGATGAGTAGCTA
The sequence above is drawn from the Miscanthus floridulus cultivar M001 chromosome 15, ASM1932011v1, whole genome shotgun sequence genome and encodes:
- the LOC136509056 gene encoding protein NRT1/ PTR FAMILY 2.9-like, with amino-acid sequence MPYVIGNETCEKLGTIGTTANLLVYLTTVYGMTGASAATLLSLWSGTVSMAPLLGAFLSDSYLGRYTTIALASIASFLGMIILTLTAAVPSLHPAAHPKPTTRPSSLQMAVLLASFALLAVGAGGIRPCNLAFGADQFDPRTPAGRRGINSFFNWYYFTFTIAMMISATVIIYLQSNVNWALGLAVPATLMGLSCALFFMGTRLYVRVRPEGSPFTSFAQVLVAAVHKRRLPAPSPADLYDPPHRSSLVSKIAYTDQFLCLDKAAVRTPDDDADNPINPWRLCTLQQVEEVKCLARLFPVWSSGIVYYIVLTNLGNYNVLQAMQTDRHVGRGSFQIPAGSFVVFNMLALTLWLPFYDGVLVPAMQRLTKREGGITQLQRIGVGIVLSIVTMLVAAAVERHRRRVGDSTSCFLLVPQQMLAGLSEAFAIIGQIDFYYKQFPENMRSVAGALLSLGFAIASYASGLMVSVVHRTTGGRDGRPDWLAQDLNQGRVDLYYLLIAAMAAVNLVYYVVCARWYRFKKPAAADADVELELEGKAAAPPV